From the Cardiocondyla obscurior isolate alpha-2009 linkage group LG08, Cobs3.1, whole genome shotgun sequence genome, the window TTCgtcatttgaaaaaatatcaatgGACATTGTCGGTCCATTACCAGAAACCACAAAAGAAAACTCCTATATACTAACAATTCAAGACCATCTAACTAAATTTTCCTTAGCAATTCCTTTAAAATCAATTACTGCAGTTAAAGTTGCAgatgctttattaaaatattttatttgtatatttggAGCAcctaaagtaattttaactgATCGAGGAACAAATTTTATGAGTAACTTAATGAAAAGATTTGCAAAACAATTTAAGATTAAACAATTCAGAACAACGGCCTTCTATCCACAAGCCAATGGAGCTTTAGAACGGTCACATTTGGTTttagtagaatatttaaaacaatatgtaGATAAATTCACTGAATGGGATGAATTATTAGAATACGCaacattttcttataatacaAGTGTTCATGAATCAACTGGATATACTCCCTATGAGTTGGTATTTGGTAAAATAGCCAGAGAACCATCCAGTGAAATAATTGATGAAATTAAAGGAGAAACATATgatgattatttaaataaattaatgacaaaTATTCATACTGTTCAAGAATTGGCAAGAGAATGTTTAATTGCTTCCAAAAtgaaatcaaaattttattatgataagaaaattaatccacaaatatttcaaatcaATGATcaaattttccttttaaatgaaccaaagaaaggaaaattaagCGATCAATATTCGGGACCTTTTACAATTTTGGACATTTTACCaaacggaaatattaaaatatgtgtaaaaggaaaattaaaaataattcatcctaataaaattaggaaaatgaaaaattaagagattTAGTATGTGCCGCTAAAACATATTCAATCTCAAATCAATTATTGTTTTCATACAGATGAAGGCAATTATTAGCGTGATGATCATCGGACAACTATTAATAAACGGAACTTATGGAATTATCGGATACGACTGCGGAACaacgaatttaaatataacaacaGTGTCGTTATTAGAGATAGAAGAATGCGACATACCAATAATTGAACCACAAGTAATAGATGTGCcaatacaattattacaattatcaaAATTCGAATCAACAAATGTTattcaatgtaaaataataatatcaagaaCAGTCTTTTATTGCGGAATGCACTCACATGTATCAATAGTTAATAACGCATTCGCAGAATATATACTTGATACTTCAATTGATCAATGTAAAACTATGCACAAAACAGGAACATTAATAGTAAATACGAATAATATCATAAgcggattaaaaataaatcaaacaaCAACACGACCAATAATTTTTGCGGGATCAGTTACTACAGACGGAAAATGTTACGGAACTCAATATTCAGATCCTTACGGAACATGGCAGAATGTAGTTGTtcaaggaataattaaaataacgctaAGCTCACATAGGGCAGTAACAAATATAGAAACAAatcaaatacatttaaatacggGAACAGCATGTCAATATTCAGAAGGAGAATGTATAGATATCGAaggaaaattttcatattggGAAACAATACCTCATGATCattgtaaattcaataattatgatGTTTTATATGAaggaaaagcgagaaagatgattagcaaaattaatgaaaaaatgcaAACTGTTTATTCCTTGACAACTAATGATGTCACTTTTGCATTAACGCAAATAAGCGAAGAATATCCTTGCGgacatacattaattaaaacagaacatccaaaattattcatttatgaAACAACTAAAGGAGAATTGTTAACACGGAAAAAATCAATTGCGGTAGAGAACAtcgatatttttgcatatgTAAATTCGAAATTTGTCTATGTAGAAAGACATTTAAGaacacaaattaattatttatatacggaTATCATTAAACAACGATGTGAATTAGAACGACAAGTATTGAAGAATACGCTGAGCCTTGCAACACAAGCAC encodes:
- the LOC139104801 gene encoding uncharacterized protein, giving the protein MKAIISVMIIGQLLINGTYGIIGYDCGTTNLNITTVSLLEIEECDIPIIEPQVIDVPIQLLQLSKFESTNVIQCKIIISRTVFYCGMHSHVSIVNNAFAEYILDTSIDQCKTMHKTGTLIVNTNNIISGLKINQTTTRPIIFAGSVTTDGKCYGTQYSDPYGTWQNVVVQGIIKITLSSHRAVTNIETNQIHLNTGTACQYSEGECIDIEGKFSYWETIPHDHCKFNNYDVLYEGKARKMISKINEKMQTVYSLTTNDVTFALTQISEEYPCGHTLIKTEHPKLFIYETTKGELLTRKKSIAVENIDIFAYVNSKFVYVERHLRTQINYLYTDIIKQRCELERQVLKNTLSLATQAPDEFAYQMMKGPGYMATLSGEVVHITRCTPVEVIVQHTQECYQQLPVSRENKTYFMSPRTHILFETGTQVPCSRILPTMFYLHDGWYKITPNVEYSKTPETIKPMTKPTWHYNDPGFLAASGIYTTKDLENLRDHIMFPAEKSSILNTVARGVRGEQVLTQGISLSNLMDEKTLKKITENAWKKIWGTFLSVGNASAGIIGIYFCIRTMKLIIDTVIHGYALHTIYGWSLHLIGAFWDSVTNLLIHLAQRKNHEEEKKITRNQEDNKQEDIKEENNQIKNEQEDSEKLRLEQQLTARYTIEEERKPAERKIDNEQYNIYPRL